One stretch of Eretmochelys imbricata isolate rEreImb1 chromosome 1, rEreImb1.hap1, whole genome shotgun sequence DNA includes these proteins:
- the MID1IP1 gene encoding mid1-interacting protein 1 isoform X1 codes for MPRDIGQGATGRGLRPEEICTESKPPLSVAASKRGEGFGDTRPGSWWPLQGDLVGQKKEPAAVSVLPRHPVITGIAPHPSANMMQICDSYSQKHSLFNAMNRFIGAVNNMDQTVMVPSLLRDVPLLLEELDSGGGCGEGDPQLSPGDAGAFFSRRDMYSHYLLLKSIRNDIEWGVLQQGAEEASRKKDKLSGDIGRGLPEPAVEEEDLEKQFHYHLSGLHTVLSKLTRKANVLTNRYKQEIGFSNWGH; via the exons ATGCCGCGAGATATTGGGCAGGGGGCCACCGGGAGAGGGTTGAGGCCAGAGGAGATTTGCACAGAGAG CAAACCGCCCTTGAGCGTTGCAGCGAGCAAGCGGGGGGAAGGCTTTGGAGATACAAGGCCTGGCTCCTGGTGGCCCTTGCAAGGAGATTTGGTGGGGCAGAAGAAGGAACCAGCTGCTGTGTCCGTGCTCCCCAGGCACCCGGTGATCACTGGCATTGCACCCCACCCATCTGCCAACATGATGCAGATCTGCGACTCCTACAGCCAGAAACACTCCCTCTTTAACGCCATGAACCGCTTCATCGGGGCCGTCAACAACATGGACCAGACGGTGATGGTGCCCAGCCTGCTGCGGGACGTgccgctgctgctggaggagctggacTCGGGGGgcggctgcggggagggggatcCCCAGCTCTCGCCGGGGGACGCCGGCGCCTTCTTCTCCCGCAGGGACATGTACAGCCATTACCTGCTGCTCAAGTCCATCCGCAACGACATCgagtggggggtgctgcagcagggCGCCGAGGAGGCCAGCCGGAAGAAGGACAAGCTGAGCGGGGACATTGGCCGGGGCCTGCCGGAGCCCGcggtggaggaggaggatctggaGAAGCAATTCCACTATCACCTGAGCGGACTCCACACGGTACTCTCCAAACTCACCCGCAAGGCCAACGTGCTCACCAACAGATACAAGCAGGAGATCGGCTTCAGCAACTGGGGGCActga
- the MID1IP1 gene encoding mid1-interacting protein 1 isoform X2: MMQICDSYSQKHSLFNAMNRFIGAVNNMDQTVMVPSLLRDVPLLLEELDSGGGCGEGDPQLSPGDAGAFFSRRDMYSHYLLLKSIRNDIEWGVLQQGAEEASRKKDKLSGDIGRGLPEPAVEEEDLEKQFHYHLSGLHTVLSKLTRKANVLTNRYKQEIGFSNWGH; this comes from the coding sequence ATGATGCAGATCTGCGACTCCTACAGCCAGAAACACTCCCTCTTTAACGCCATGAACCGCTTCATCGGGGCCGTCAACAACATGGACCAGACGGTGATGGTGCCCAGCCTGCTGCGGGACGTgccgctgctgctggaggagctggacTCGGGGGgcggctgcggggagggggatcCCCAGCTCTCGCCGGGGGACGCCGGCGCCTTCTTCTCCCGCAGGGACATGTACAGCCATTACCTGCTGCTCAAGTCCATCCGCAACGACATCgagtggggggtgctgcagcagggCGCCGAGGAGGCCAGCCGGAAGAAGGACAAGCTGAGCGGGGACATTGGCCGGGGCCTGCCGGAGCCCGcggtggaggaggaggatctggaGAAGCAATTCCACTATCACCTGAGCGGACTCCACACGGTACTCTCCAAACTCACCCGCAAGGCCAACGTGCTCACCAACAGATACAAGCAGGAGATCGGCTTCAGCAACTGGGGGCActga